In Terriglobales bacterium, the following are encoded in one genomic region:
- a CDS encoding glycoside hydrolase family 88 protein: MKMQRMSFTAVFLCGLLMATFAGKSVAQCATASGGGGWVNAPFAAQTGNFTATFDATPALSNMNSVVGLSHGAGTAYTAFANLVAFNGTAGTILARDGATYASQTNVPYTGGSTYHFRLVVNVPAHSYSIFVTPPGGSELTIGSDFHFRTEQNTVTSLNNLGVFVGAAAGSLAVCNFAIGGTPPPPDFTLSATAASQTITAGGSTTYTVNVGAVNGFNGSVNFSVSGLPSGASNSFSPPSVSGAGSSVLSVSTVSTTAANSYSLVITGTSGAMTHSSSVTLNVNSAGVPDFILSAMPALQTVTAGNSTSYTVAVTPQNSFNGNVALSAMGLPTGASASFNPTSVTGSGSSTLNVTTSSSTPAATSTLTITGDSSSLSHATSVNLTVHSPTTGTDWSVAVVDSTMKRFTPATIGGWSYPVGLYLHGQYLVFKRTRNPSYLQFIQAWADRFVDSSGNINNGFSSLDSMQPIVVLLDLFQETGLAKYRIAAGHMRARLNTYPRTSDGGFWHATSRQHQLWGDGTFMVLPGLIRYGQLANDSVYANNEVGSQLEIYASHLQDTSTGTISSGLLFHAFDESRTQSWADKTTGRSPEVWCRAMGWYSMATIEALEILPANDPHRPQLIAILQKIISGIAKWQDPATGRWFQVVDKPSVAGNFTETSSSSMYTYVISRAVERGYVDPSFLSVAQKGYQGVLQRISLDGSGMTNLTQICIGTNVGNLAFYLARPRATNDFHGLGAFLIMNEQLTK; this comes from the coding sequence ATGAAGATGCAACGCATGTCATTTACAGCAGTATTCCTGTGCGGGTTACTGATGGCGACATTTGCTGGCAAGAGCGTAGCCCAGTGCGCGACTGCCAGCGGAGGCGGCGGGTGGGTCAATGCCCCGTTCGCAGCTCAGACCGGAAACTTTACTGCTACTTTTGACGCCACGCCTGCACTCAGCAACATGAACAGCGTGGTCGGACTCTCGCATGGCGCCGGGACTGCCTACACTGCATTTGCCAATCTGGTTGCGTTTAACGGTACGGCGGGCACAATCTTGGCGCGCGACGGCGCAACCTACGCTTCACAGACCAACGTCCCGTACACCGGAGGCTCGACCTATCACTTCCGCCTGGTGGTGAACGTGCCGGCACATTCCTATTCGATCTTTGTGACTCCCCCAGGAGGATCGGAGCTGACCATCGGCAGCGATTTCCACTTCCGCACCGAACAGAACACGGTGACCAGTCTCAATAACCTCGGGGTTTTCGTAGGCGCCGCCGCAGGATCGCTGGCTGTGTGCAATTTTGCGATTGGAGGCACGCCTCCTCCACCCGACTTCACGCTATCAGCCACAGCGGCCTCGCAGACGATTACGGCCGGGGGCAGCACAACTTATACGGTGAACGTCGGTGCAGTGAATGGGTTCAACGGCAGCGTGAACTTCAGCGTCAGCGGATTACCGAGCGGCGCCAGCAATAGTTTTAGTCCGCCTTCTGTAAGCGGCGCGGGATCATCTGTACTGTCGGTCTCCACGGTTAGTACGACTGCGGCAAACAGCTACAGTCTGGTGATCACCGGAACCAGCGGTGCTATGACGCATTCGTCCTCGGTGACATTGAATGTGAACTCGGCAGGAGTGCCCGACTTCATACTCTCAGCGATGCCTGCTTTACAAACAGTCACAGCAGGGAACAGCACCAGCTACACGGTTGCGGTGACGCCGCAGAATAGCTTCAACGGTAATGTCGCCCTCAGTGCTATGGGACTTCCTACAGGTGCGAGTGCCAGCTTCAATCCGACTTCGGTTACCGGTTCAGGCAGTTCGACACTCAACGTTACGACATCGAGTTCAACTCCTGCCGCCACTTCCACGCTGACCATCACGGGTGACAGCAGCAGCTTGTCGCACGCAACCAGTGTGAACTTGACTGTACACTCTCCAACCACCGGCACCGATTGGTCTGTGGCCGTTGTTGACTCCACCATGAAACGGTTTACTCCTGCGACGATCGGCGGGTGGAGCTATCCCGTGGGTCTGTATCTCCACGGGCAGTATCTGGTCTTTAAGCGCACCAGGAACCCAAGCTATCTGCAGTTCATCCAAGCCTGGGCAGACCGGTTCGTGGACAGCAGTGGGAACATCAACAACGGCTTCAGCAGCCTGGACAGCATGCAGCCTATCGTTGTACTGCTTGATCTGTTCCAGGAAACCGGGCTAGCCAAGTACAGAATCGCCGCTGGCCACATGAGGGCCCGCCTTAACACGTATCCGAGAACCAGCGACGGCGGCTTCTGGCATGCCACCAGCCGGCAACATCAACTTTGGGGAGACGGCACGTTCATGGTGCTTCCAGGACTGATTCGCTATGGTCAACTCGCCAACGACAGCGTGTATGCCAACAACGAGGTCGGCAGCCAACTGGAGATTTATGCCAGCCATTTGCAGGATACCTCCACCGGCACAATCTCCTCCGGGCTTCTGTTCCACGCCTTTGATGAGAGCCGAACGCAGAGCTGGGCCGACAAGACCACAGGCCGTTCGCCGGAGGTCTGGTGCCGGGCGATGGGTTGGTACTCGATGGCAACCATCGAGGCGCTGGAAATTCTGCCGGCCAATGATCCACATCGGCCGCAGTTGATTGCCATCCTGCAAAAAATCATCAGCGGGATAGCAAAGTGGCAAGACCCCGCTACGGGCCGTTGGTTTCAGGTTGTAGACAAACCATCCGTGGCTGGCAACTTTACCGAAACCTCGTCTTCCAGTATGTATACCTACGTGATTTCCAGGGCAGTAGAAAGAGGTTACGTGGATCCCAGCTTCTTGAGCGTGGCGCAAAAGGGATATCAGGGTGTGCTGCAGAGAATCTCTCTGGATGGAAGCGGTATGACCAACCTGACGCAAATATGTATCGGCACAAACGTCGGAAATCTTGCGTTTTACCTCGCCCGGCCCAGAGCCACCAACGATTTCCACGGCTTGGGAGCGTTCCTGATCATGAACGAGCAACTGACGAAATAA
- a CDS encoding IclR family transcriptional regulator: MTVPHRKTRRQNKSPYQIQVLDRALAVLKVLSQEGPDLTLAQVSSLLHLHKSTAHRLIMVLEGHKLIERNSKNGTYRLGMKLFELGTRAVSQLDLRERARPILERLVRDTDETVHLCVYDNGEVVYVDKVEPARSVRLASTVGRRHPAFCTAVGKSMMAVMPEEQIEAAVHKHGLRPLTRKTIGSLSELKSELAKVRKLGYAVDNEENEEGVCCVGAVVRNASGDPVAAISVSGPSFRLPAYKIPIVAKSVIAAANVLSEDLGYHDSLESTEEDEKRFKTVRPQLVNA; encoded by the coding sequence ATGACCGTACCGCATCGTAAAACCAGACGTCAGAACAAGTCCCCTTATCAAATTCAGGTATTGGATCGCGCGCTGGCCGTTCTCAAAGTGCTTTCGCAAGAAGGACCTGATCTCACGCTGGCTCAGGTTTCCAGCCTGCTCCATTTGCATAAGAGCACGGCCCACCGTCTCATCATGGTCCTTGAAGGACACAAGCTCATCGAGAGAAATTCAAAAAACGGTACGTATCGTCTTGGGATGAAGCTCTTCGAGTTGGGAACCAGGGCTGTCTCGCAGCTTGATTTGCGCGAACGTGCGCGTCCTATTCTGGAACGGTTGGTCCGCGATACCGATGAAACCGTTCACCTCTGCGTCTATGACAATGGTGAAGTGGTCTACGTAGATAAAGTAGAGCCCGCCCGCAGTGTTCGGCTGGCTTCAACTGTGGGACGCAGGCATCCAGCTTTTTGCACTGCCGTGGGAAAATCCATGATGGCTGTCATGCCGGAGGAACAAATTGAAGCTGCCGTGCACAAGCATGGCTTGCGTCCTCTCACGCGAAAAACCATCGGTTCTTTAAGTGAACTCAAGTCCGAATTGGCGAAGGTACGCAAACTCGGCTATGCCGTAGACAACGAAGAGAACGAGGAAGGTGTATGTTGCGTTGGCGCCGTCGTTCGCAATGCCTCCGGAGACCCGGTGGCCGCGATCAGTGTTTCAGGACCTTCGTTTCGCCTGCCCGCTTACAAAATCCCGATTGTCGCCAAATCGGTAATTGCGGCAGCTAATGTGTTGTCGGAAGATCTCGGCTACCATGACTCCTTAGAGAGCACCGAGGAGGACGAAAAGCGTTTCAAGACCGTTCGCCCGCAATTGGTCAACGCATAA
- a CDS encoding CHAT domain-containing protein: MQAWEIYSQFKLRAELVVLSACDTGRGQAIAGEDLIGLTRAPQYAGARSIIASPWTADDQSTLTLMVAFHRNLRRGLVKDEALRQATASVRNDQRSAHP, from the coding sequence CTGCAAGCTTGGGAGATTTACAGCCAATTCAAGCTCAGGGCCGAGTTGGTCGTGCTCTCCGCCTGTGACACCGGACGAGGACAAGCCATTGCCGGTGAGGACCTGATCGGACTTACGCGCGCCCCGCAATATGCCGGGGCGCGGTCAATCATAGCCAGCCCGTGGACGGCGGACGACCAGAGCACCCTGACTCTGATGGTTGCGTTTCACCGAAACTTACGCAGGGGATTGGTCAAAGATGAGGCCTTACGTCAGGCGACGGCATCGGTGCGAAATGACCAAAGAAGTGCGCATCCTTAA
- a CDS encoding cobyric acid synthase — MSARSLMVLGTASHVGKSILTAALCRIFMRSGLRVAPFKAQNMSLNSAATVDGLEIGRAQALQAEAAGIFATADMNPILLKPESDSSCQVIVQGRIWKKLSAGEYHLNRVQELFPIVVESYHRLAEKYDLVIMEGAGSPAEINLKDGDIVNMRMAAAADAACLLVADIDRGGAFASLLGTLELLELEERERIRGFVINKFRGDLKLLTPGIVEMEKRLRIPCVGVVPYIPDLGLDEEDSVSLESKYGTFQSAEWEQKGEREGKARKLRIAVVALPYLSNFTDFDVLAAEPSVSLRFIREPQQLEQADVVILPGSKQTIQDFRWFKDSGLADAILTHRENKLIIGICGGMQMLGLTVEDPHGMEGGGQIKGLGLLPINTVMSKEKVTAQVTARLTLDQLFGIPTPEREALGYEIHLGETDYLGGAQPLFELRRVHDGNTVIQDGAQSADGCIWGTYVHGLFDCDRFRHAFLKNARIVRGLEADGDFVFVTAERRKRINRLADQVESALHMDIIGDWIDLPD, encoded by the coding sequence ATGAGTGCACGCTCTTTAATGGTGCTGGGAACAGCATCGCACGTTGGCAAATCAATTCTTACTGCCGCACTTTGCCGCATTTTCATGCGCTCGGGGCTGCGGGTGGCGCCGTTCAAAGCGCAAAACATGTCGCTCAACTCGGCAGCGACTGTTGATGGGCTCGAGATCGGGCGCGCTCAGGCGCTGCAGGCCGAAGCTGCCGGCATTTTTGCTACGGCCGACATGAATCCCATACTGTTGAAGCCGGAGTCGGATTCATCCTGCCAGGTCATTGTGCAAGGCCGCATTTGGAAAAAGTTATCTGCCGGAGAGTACCACCTGAATCGCGTGCAAGAGCTCTTTCCGATTGTGGTTGAGAGCTACCACCGGCTGGCAGAGAAATACGACCTTGTCATCATGGAAGGTGCCGGGTCTCCTGCAGAGATTAATCTGAAAGACGGAGATATCGTCAACATGCGAATGGCAGCAGCCGCTGATGCTGCCTGCCTGCTGGTGGCAGATATTGATCGTGGGGGAGCCTTCGCGTCTCTGCTGGGCACCTTGGAGTTGCTTGAGCTTGAAGAGCGGGAACGGATACGCGGCTTCGTGATCAACAAGTTCCGCGGCGATTTGAAATTACTCACTCCCGGTATTGTGGAGATGGAAAAGAGACTGAGAATACCTTGCGTGGGCGTGGTCCCTTATATTCCTGATTTGGGCCTGGATGAGGAAGATAGCGTCAGCCTGGAGTCGAAATACGGGACTTTTCAGTCTGCCGAGTGGGAGCAAAAGGGTGAAAGAGAAGGGAAGGCACGGAAGCTTCGCATTGCCGTCGTCGCACTTCCTTATCTCTCAAACTTTACAGATTTCGATGTACTCGCGGCCGAGCCAAGCGTCTCTTTGCGATTTATCCGTGAGCCACAACAACTTGAACAGGCAGATGTAGTCATTTTGCCTGGAAGCAAGCAAACCATCCAGGATTTTCGCTGGTTCAAAGATTCGGGGCTCGCAGATGCGATTCTTACTCACCGGGAGAATAAGCTGATTATCGGCATCTGCGGGGGAATGCAGATGCTGGGATTAACGGTCGAGGATCCTCACGGTATGGAGGGTGGCGGCCAAATCAAAGGCTTAGGGCTTCTGCCGATTAATACCGTCATGAGCAAAGAGAAGGTTACGGCACAGGTTACTGCCCGGCTGACCTTAGACCAATTGTTTGGTATACCGACGCCTGAGCGGGAGGCTTTGGGATATGAGATCCATCTTGGCGAAACCGATTATCTAGGCGGCGCACAGCCTCTCTTTGAATTGCGGCGTGTTCATGACGGCAATACTGTAATTCAAGACGGAGCCCAAAGTGCTGATGGCTGCATTTGGGGGACATATGTGCACGGTCTCTTCGATTGTGATCGCTTTCGCCATGCCTTTTTAAAGAATGCACGGATTGTGCGCGGGCTCGAAGCTGACGGCGATTTTGTTTTTGTCACAGCAGAGCGCCGGAAGAGAATCAATCGCCTGGCGGACCAGGTTGAGAGCGCGCTTCATATGGATATCATTGGCGATTGGATTGATCTGCCGGATTAG
- a CDS encoding winged helix-turn-helix domain-containing protein, whose protein sequence is MDTENQIFEFDDVSVDPANAEILKAGRPVAVEPKAFRVLLFLLEQRGRLVEKEELLSAVWPGTFVTENALTREIALLRRVLGDDSKAAKYIETVPKRGYRFVATVTVRDYSSPTSAKGAEIGPAPTIKPAAGLHRVWLPWALLVVAVAILAAGLLWWISMALFTQEPRARQVTSSEGMDIYPSFSPDGNTVAYSSDTGGKFEIYLKQLTAGGHVVQLTSDGTQNIQPAWSPDGEQIAFHSQVKGGIWVMPALGGVPRQITPFGSSPAWSPDGTEIAFQSDTPRDLSAMSAVSVGPSTLWIAKIQNGERRQVTQPNVPSGGHNSPAWSPDGKYLAFTTGSLTKGTALWCVATDGSDPKLVTYGGNFYNPIYAHDGKSLYVAAVRGATNFGIWQFPIFGHTVAPLGRKIYATLPAMSRDLAISADGRKIAFSSVTTVSNLYSLPMSAAEPAGPPVAITSDTRFRKANPSFSPDGRRLLFDVFSSDQDGGVWISDANGANANLLLQSCLEPKWLASGKEFECFNGVKPEDRDCNAQGCVLLDFWKVDVNTATRERVLRLRQDGGFFSMADNGKRLAFTSGKSGTPNVWTVSPDDPTPRQLTFDRELSGFPVWSPNGKYLALEARRGDDTYIYLMQPGQEPVQLTTARGDSWPNGWSPDSDKIVFAGRRNGVWNIWWISTSSKLEKQLTPYTDPNHFVRYPEWSPAGNAIVYEYAENRSNIWMLELRR, encoded by the coding sequence ATGGATACGGAAAACCAGATATTTGAGTTCGACGACGTCTCTGTGGACCCCGCCAATGCAGAGATTCTGAAGGCTGGCCGGCCAGTTGCCGTGGAACCCAAGGCTTTCCGGGTGCTTCTCTTCCTCCTGGAACAAAGAGGACGGTTGGTCGAGAAAGAAGAGCTGCTCTCGGCGGTATGGCCAGGCACGTTTGTGACTGAGAACGCACTCACCCGTGAAATTGCCCTGCTGCGTCGAGTGCTGGGAGACGATAGCAAGGCGGCAAAATACATTGAGACCGTTCCCAAACGCGGATACCGCTTTGTCGCTACGGTCACCGTGCGTGACTACAGTTCCCCAACCTCCGCAAAGGGTGCCGAGATCGGCCCCGCTCCAACCATCAAACCCGCTGCTGGCTTACACCGGGTTTGGCTGCCGTGGGCTCTGCTGGTCGTCGCTGTTGCTATTCTGGCGGCAGGGCTGTTGTGGTGGATATCGATGGCTCTGTTCACCCAGGAACCTCGCGCTCGGCAAGTCACCAGCTCGGAAGGGATGGACATATATCCTTCGTTTTCCCCGGACGGAAATACCGTCGCCTATAGTTCCGATACCGGTGGCAAGTTTGAGATTTACCTGAAGCAACTCACCGCCGGCGGCCACGTGGTGCAATTGACCAGCGACGGCACTCAGAACATCCAGCCCGCTTGGTCGCCCGATGGAGAGCAGATTGCCTTTCATTCACAGGTGAAGGGTGGCATCTGGGTGATGCCCGCCCTGGGAGGAGTGCCACGGCAGATCACTCCCTTCGGCTCCAGCCCCGCATGGTCACCCGACGGCACAGAGATCGCCTTCCAATCCGACACCCCACGCGACCTCTCTGCGATGTCGGCTGTTTCGGTTGGTCCCTCTACCCTGTGGATCGCAAAAATACAAAACGGAGAACGGAGGCAGGTGACCCAGCCCAATGTACCCAGCGGCGGCCATAATTCTCCTGCCTGGTCTCCCGACGGAAAATATCTTGCGTTCACCACCGGCTCTCTCACCAAGGGAACGGCGTTATGGTGCGTTGCGACGGATGGAAGCGATCCAAAGCTGGTTACCTACGGCGGAAATTTCTATAACCCGATATACGCCCATGATGGAAAAAGCCTGTATGTGGCCGCAGTTCGCGGCGCCACGAACTTTGGAATCTGGCAGTTTCCGATCTTCGGTCATACGGTCGCACCTTTGGGCAGAAAAATCTATGCCACGCTTCCCGCCATGAGCCGCGACCTGGCGATCTCCGCCGACGGACGCAAGATTGCCTTCAGCAGCGTAACAACAGTCAGCAACCTCTATTCCCTGCCGATGTCGGCCGCTGAACCCGCAGGACCTCCGGTCGCGATTACCAGTGACACGCGCTTTCGCAAGGCCAATCCGTCGTTTTCCCCAGATGGCCGGCGGCTGCTGTTCGACGTATTCAGCTCCGATCAGGATGGCGGCGTTTGGATCAGTGACGCGAATGGCGCCAACGCCAACCTTCTGCTGCAGAGCTGCCTGGAACCGAAATGGCTTGCCAGCGGGAAAGAGTTTGAGTGTTTTAACGGCGTTAAGCCTGAAGATCGCGACTGTAATGCCCAGGGGTGCGTTCTCCTGGACTTCTGGAAAGTTGATGTGAATACCGCAACTCGCGAGCGCGTCTTAAGGTTGAGGCAGGATGGAGGGTTCTTTAGTATGGCAGACAACGGCAAGCGGCTCGCATTCACCTCGGGAAAAAGCGGCACGCCCAACGTATGGACAGTGTCGCCCGATGACCCAACTCCGCGTCAGCTCACCTTTGATCGTGAACTCTCTGGCTTTCCTGTCTGGTCGCCCAATGGAAAATATCTGGCTCTGGAAGCCCGGCGCGGCGATGATACCTATATCTACCTCATGCAACCGGGCCAGGAGCCGGTGCAACTGACCACAGCCAGAGGTGATAGCTGGCCAAACGGCTGGTCGCCCGACAGCGACAAGATCGTGTTTGCTGGCCGCCGTAATGGCGTCTGGAATATATGGTGGATCTCAACCAGCAGCAAGCTGGAAAAACAACTGACTCCTTATACCGACCCTAACCATTTTGTACGTTATCCAGAGTGGTCCCCGGCCGGCAACGCGATTGTTTATGAGTATGCCGAGAACCGCTCCAACATTTGGATGCTGGAGTTGAGAAGATAG
- a CDS encoding retropepsin-like aspartic protease, protein MAVVSVSINGHGPFDFLVDTGTNTTLIESDLAAELGLVPVDRLSLTTLTGSEPVPRYFLEETRVGSASVTRLEALAGPLQQLRSLDRNIRGILGMNFLAAFSFRLDYEHRRLEIFDPAEPPEVSGGILVPVEITESRVLVPVESKASRSGVWKLALDSGISETAILQDRLAGDVRHHDTDTCIGVCTMVVHTNSFRSADAAQTTTDMYIAHSPLRHQPIVVLPSGPEDQRRPEDGLLPVSLFHAVFFDRAHESVIFNPR, encoded by the coding sequence TTGGCCGTAGTAAGCGTCTCTATCAATGGCCACGGGCCATTTGATTTCCTGGTGGATACCGGAACCAATACCACGCTCATCGAATCCGACCTGGCTGCAGAGTTGGGATTGGTACCAGTAGACCGACTTTCACTCACCACTCTGACCGGCTCGGAGCCTGTGCCGCGTTATTTTCTCGAAGAGACTCGTGTCGGCTCGGCTTCCGTCACCCGTCTTGAGGCGCTCGCCGGACCGCTGCAGCAGCTCCGCAGCCTGGATCGAAACATTCGCGGCATCCTGGGCATGAACTTTCTGGCGGCGTTCTCCTTTCGCCTGGATTACGAACACCGTCGGCTGGAGATATTTGATCCTGCGGAACCTCCAGAGGTATCCGGCGGCATTCTTGTTCCGGTGGAGATTACTGAATCGCGAGTTCTGGTTCCCGTTGAATCGAAAGCCTCCCGGAGCGGCGTGTGGAAGCTGGCGCTTGATTCAGGCATCTCAGAAACCGCGATTTTACAGGACCGGCTGGCGGGAGATGTGCGGCATCATGACACCGACACTTGCATTGGCGTTTGCACGATGGTTGTGCATACAAATTCCTTCCGCTCTGCCGATGCTGCGCAGACAACCACAGACATGTATATCGCCCATTCGCCTTTGCGCCATCAACCCATCGTAGTGCTGCCAAGCGGCCCCGAAGACCAACGACGGCCGGAGGACGGACTCTTGCCAGTCTCGCTCTTTCATGCCGTGTTCTTCGATCGGGCTCACGAGAGCGTGATCTTCAATCCGCGGTGA